The segment AAGACAAAAAGCAGAGAAGAAAAAAACTATTTTTTGTTGTCATTAACTAAATTATTGTTCAAATCTAACGCAAATAATGCAGTAAAAATATCTCCTCTTTAAAATAAATTGAGAAACTTTCTAAAATTAATCCAATTACATTTGAAAAATTGATATTTATTTCTACCTTTGCAGCCCTCTAATGAGAGGGTTTAATAAAAATTATATAGTAATATATGCCAACAATTTCACAATTAGTACGAAAAGGAAGAGCCAAAATAACTAAGAAGAGCAAATCGGCTGCTTTAGATTCGTGTCCACAAAGACGTGGTGTATGTACTCGTGTTTACACGACGACACCTAAGAAACCAAACTCAGCAATGCGTAAGGTAGCAAGGGTTCGTTTAACAAACGGAAACGAGGTTAATGCATACATCGGTGGTGAAGGACACAATTTACAGGAGCACTCGATAGTATTAGTTAGAGGTGGAAGGGTAAAAGATTTACCAGGAGTTAGATATCACATCGTTCGTGGTGCTTTAGACACAGCAGGTGTCGCAGGTAGAACACAACGTAGATCTAAGTATGGTGCAAAACGCCCTAAGAAGTAATTTAAAACTTTAAGAAGAAGACATGAGAAAAAGACAAGCGAAAAAGAGACCTCTTTTGCCAGACCCAAGATTTAATGATCAGTTAGTGACACGTTTCGTTAACATGATGATGTGGGATGGTAAGAAGTCTGTGGCGTTTAAAGTATTCTACGATGCAATTGATATTGTAGATTCAAAGAATACTGACGAAGAGAAAACAGCTTTAGAAATTTGGAAAGATGCACTATCTAATGTTATGCCTCACGTAGAAGTACGTAGCCGTAGAGTAGGTGGAGCGACATTCCAAATTCCAATGCAAATTCGTCCAGACCGTAAAGTGTCAACTGCAATGAAGTGGTTGATAAGTTACGCAAGAAAAAGAAATGAAAAATCTATGCCTCAAAAGTTAGCTGCTGAAATCTTAGCCGCAGCCAAAGAAGAAGGTGCAGCTGTTAAAAAGAGAGTAGATACTCACAAAATGGCAGAAGCAAACAAGGCATTCTCTCACTTTAGATTTTAATAAGAAATGGCAAGAGATTTAAAATATACAAGAAATATAGGTATTGCTGCTCACATTGATGCAGGAAAAACCACTACAACAGAACGTGTTCTTTATTATACAGGTGTTTCTCATAAAATTGGTGAAGTACATGATGGTGCTGCAACAATGGACTGGATGGAGCAAGAGCAGGAAAGA is part of the Formosa sp. Hel1_31_208 genome and harbors:
- the rpsL gene encoding 30S ribosomal protein S12, with the translated sequence MPTISQLVRKGRAKITKKSKSAALDSCPQRRGVCTRVYTTTPKKPNSAMRKVARVRLTNGNEVNAYIGGEGHNLQEHSIVLVRGGRVKDLPGVRYHIVRGALDTAGVAGRTQRRSKYGAKRPKK
- the rpsG gene encoding 30S ribosomal protein S7, yielding MRKRQAKKRPLLPDPRFNDQLVTRFVNMMMWDGKKSVAFKVFYDAIDIVDSKNTDEEKTALEIWKDALSNVMPHVEVRSRRVGGATFQIPMQIRPDRKVSTAMKWLISYARKRNEKSMPQKLAAEILAAAKEEGAAVKKRVDTHKMAEANKAFSHFRF